GCCGGGCCGCCAGCGACTCCACCATGGAGCACATCCGCTCGCCCAGCTGCGTGTTGGGGTCCACCGTGCCCGGCCACGCGGGCTGCACCAGGGGGTTGAGCAGCACGGCCTCGACCTCGCCCGTGGGCGTGTCGCTGTTGAGCTCGCACACCGCGAGCTGCCCGTCCTTCGTGAGGAACACGTCCGCGCGGGCGAAGCCGTGCCAGAAGGGCTGCGAGGCCTGCCACATGAGCTTCTGGCCGGGCGTGAGACCGAAGAAGTCGTCCAGCACCTCGGGCGAGGCGGCACACGCCAGCACCAGCTCGTGGTAGGCGGACGCCACGTCCTCGGCCGCCCGGAAGAGCGCGGCCTGACGCTCGCGGGGGAGGAGGAGGGGCTCGGCGCGGAAGCGGGGCGCGCCCTCCAGCCACGGGTCCGTGACGAGGCCCGTGCGCACCAGGTGCTCGGCGAGCGCCTCGTAGGTGAGGGGCGGCGTGCTCATGCCAGCCGGGTCACCAGGAAGGCGGCGGCGAGGTACGAGACGGCCTCCAGCACGCCCATGCCCAGGTTGCGCTCGGCGGCGATGCCCTGATCCAACCGGCCGCCGCGCAGGGTGAAGCGCGCGCCCAGCAGCAGCGTCTGCACGAAGAGCTGGCGCACCGGGTAGAGCGCGAGGGCGAACACGAGCGCCAGCGCGTAGCCTCGCAGCGAGGCCGCCCAGCCCTCGAAGGTGCCCTCCACGGCGTGGCCGATGATGAGGGAGAGCGCCACGGTGATGCCCGCGTAGCTGAGGGCCGCGGCGAGGTTCTCCCCGAGGATCTCCTCGGCGTCGTCGTAGGCGGTGAGGGTGCGGAAGAGCATCACGAACAGGTGCAGGGTGACCTGGGCGATGACGACGAAGACGAGCACCACGCCCAGCGTGCCCAGGTCCGTGCCGGACACCGAGCGCGACAGGAGGATGCCGGTGGCGAGGTAGTGCGAGCCGGCGGCCAGTCCGGCGGCGATGTTGCCGCGCTCGACCTCCGCCGCGAGCCGCGCCCGCAGCAGCACCCGCACGCCCAGGTGTCCGAAGACCACGAGCAGCACCAGCGCCGCGAGGCCATAGGCGGACACCCACAACACGTCATGGCTCAGACTCTCGCCCTGCACGCACCCGGCGACCACCGAGCCGGAGATGAGGAAGAGGCCGAGCACCTGGCCCACCTGGACGAGCGCATGGGCCATGTGGCCCTCTTCCATGTCCGCGCGGACGGTGTGTGCGGGGGACAACAGCCGCTGGCCGGCGCGCAGGAGCAGCAGCAGCACGACGGTGGTGATCGCGCCAAAGGCGGGCAGGTAGAGGGGGCGGAGCTCCATGGGGACCGGGATGCTACACCGGACGCCCCGGTAAGCGCCTGGAATCACATGGCGTGTTTGTCCCACCTCGCGGGAATTGCCGGGCTCATGACGCACCTGCTGTCGGCTACCGTCCAACAGGGAGGAACAGGCGAGGGAGCGGCTTGCCGCGCTGCGGCATCAAACCCAGGTTGCGCGGACCACGGGGGAGGTCCACATGCAGCCGTACCGTCGTTTCCATTCTCAGTATCGAGAACGGTTGTCGCTCGCGGACGGGACGTGGGCGGAGCTGCGGATGGTCCGGCCCGAGGACGCGGCGCTGCTGCGCGAGGGCTTCGAGCGGCTCTCCCCGCGCTCGCGCTTCCAGCGTTTCCTGTCGGCCAAGCCCCGGCTGTCGGCGGAGGAGTTGAAGTACCTCACGAGCGTGGATGGGGAGCGGCACGTGGCCATCGGCGCGGTGACGTGGAGCCCGGCGGGCAGGGAAATGGGCCTGGGGGTGGCCCGGTTCTTCCGCCTGGCGCACGCCCCCGAGGTGGCCGAGGTGGCCATCACGGTGGTGGATGATGCGCAGGGCAAGGGGCTCGGCCGCCTCCTGCTGGACAAGCTGGTGGAGGCCGCGCGCGAGCGGGGCGTGGAGCGTTTCGACTTCCGGGTGCTGGCGGGCAACCTGCCCATGTACAAGCTCGTCCAGACGCTCGCGCCCTGCGAGCCCGAGCAGGACGAGGAGTCGCTGTGCTTCAGCGTGCCGCTGGGAGCGCCCTCGCGGGGAGGCTCGGAGCTGCTGCGCTCGTTGCTGGCGCTGGCGGCGCAGGGAGCGCTCACGCTCATCGGGCCCACGTGCCGGTGGCGGAGCATGTCCCGCGTGCCGCCGCCGGTGGCCTACGAGGAGGGAGCCCGCTCCCCGTAGCCTTCAATCCAGGAGCCCTGCCTCCAGAAGGGCCCACAGGAGTGTGGTGGCATTGCGCATCGCATGGCTGCGCAGCGCCCCCGCGCCGGTCTTGTCCAGGTCGGCTTTGCGTTCGTCGCCCAAGTCGGAGATGCCACGGAGGATGAGTGTTCGCCTCGGATCCACGTTCCTGAAGGCGGCCGCCATCAGACCCGCGGACTCCATGTCGAGCGCTTTCAGGTTGCGATCCCTCCGCCGGAGCCAGGCGGAGAACTCCCGGGCCGCGCCCAGGATGTCACCCGAGGCCAGGTGCGCATCGTGCAACTCGGGCTCTGTCCGGAGGATGTCGCATTCGAGCAGGGTTCTCCGGACGGATTCGTCAGGCAACAGCTCGGCCAGTTGGCGCGCGCAGCTTTGCCGCCAGCGCTGATAGGTGTCGGGGGCGGAGAACTCGAAGTGCCGCACGCGGGTCAGGAGGCCGTGGTCGGCTCGGTAGACGGAGCCGCCCGGGGCCAGCTCGAAGGTGCCGGGTTCCTTTCCGGGTTGGGCCCTGGCCCCATCCAGGTAGTGGTCTACCTGGCTGGCCACGACCACGTCGCCTACCCGCACGTCGCCATGGATGCCCGCGGCGATCCCGAGCATGACGGTGACGCGGGGTTTCCATCGGCGCAGGAGGCGTTCGGTCTGCAGCGTCGCCGTTGCCTCGCCCATTTCGCCGATGAGCGTGGCGACACAGGGATGTCCCGTTCGTGGAGACTCGAAGAGATAATCGTGCTGCCCGGTCTCCTCGTCGCGAACGGTCCGTGCGGGCGTGGCCAGTGACCGCACCAGCTCTCGGAACTCCTCCTTCAGCGCGATGACGATTCCAAGGGCGATGGCCGGCTCCTGGCCCGTGGGCATGCGCGCCTGTTCCTGGCGGCCTCCCGGCCGCGTCTTCGCGGGCTGAGGCTCCAGGAACCAGAGGTTGCCACGCCTGTCTCCCGCGCAGAGGAGGTCTCGTGCGACCGAAACACACAGGAACCCGGCGACTCCATGGAGCGTGTCGAGGCAGCGTTTCGTCTCCATGTCCCAGACCTTGAGGGTCCCATCGTCGGCGGCGGACACGATGAGGCGGCCATCCTCCGTCACCGTGCAGACATTCACGCCACCGGTGTGCCCCACGAGCGTGGCGAGGCAGCTCTGGGTCTTCCAATCCCAGACCTTCAGTGTTCCATCCTCTGAAGCGGAGACGACGCGGCGGCCATCCCCCA
The sequence above is drawn from the Archangium gephyra genome and encodes:
- a CDS encoding DUF350 domain-containing protein, which encodes MELRPLYLPAFGAITTVVLLLLLRAGQRLLSPAHTVRADMEEGHMAHALVQVGQVLGLFLISGSVVAGCVQGESLSHDVLWVSAYGLAALVLLVVFGHLGVRVLLRARLAAEVERGNIAAGLAAGSHYLATGILLSRSVSGTDLGTLGVVLVFVVIAQVTLHLFVMLFRTLTAYDDAEEILGENLAAALSYAGITVALSLIIGHAVEGTFEGWAASLRGYALALVFALALYPVRQLFVQTLLLGARFTLRGGRLDQGIAAERNLGMGVLEAVSYLAAAFLVTRLA
- a CDS encoding GNAT family N-acetyltransferase, with the protein product MQPYRRFHSQYRERLSLADGTWAELRMVRPEDAALLREGFERLSPRSRFQRFLSAKPRLSAEELKYLTSVDGERHVAIGAVTWSPAGREMGLGVARFFRLAHAPEVAEVAITVVDDAQGKGLGRLLLDKLVEAARERGVERFDFRVLAGNLPMYKLVQTLAPCEPEQDEESLCFSVPLGAPSRGGSELLRSLLALAAQGALTLIGPTCRWRSMSRVPPPVAYEEGARSP